From the Candidatus Hydrogenedentota bacterium genome, the window CGCATCAAGGCGAAATACCCTGAAATCGGCGCGTATGTGTTCTGGCCTTTCGAGCAGGCGGCGCACAGCTACCTGTACTTCGGCTGGATGTACGACAAGTTTGAGGACGACCCCGCGGACCCGGACATCTCCTCCATTGGCGGCCTGATGGGTGTTTCGCTGCCCGCTGGCACCAAGGCGCCGAAGCAGATATTCGACCACTGGGTTGACAAGCTCATGGCGTGGTATGTCACGAACAACATGACCTATGCGGCGGTGAAACCCGACGACGACGGCAAGGTGTCCCCCGGCTACGGCAACGGCGGCGGCGACACGATTTACCGTCTGCGCGAGGGTGTCGAGCGGTTCATGATCACCGACATCAACAATCCCGGCGCGTCGGCCCGCGCGCAGAGCAACATTTTCATCATGCTGGACACGGTGAGCAGTTTGGTCCAGGATTTCAGCCATGTGCCCGGCGGCAGCAATGTGCTGTACATGGACGGGCATGTGGAGTTCATGCGCTACCCGTCCGTTGCGCCGCTTCTGCCGAAATTTGCGGCCATCATCGGCATTTTGGGCGCCAATTCCAACTGACATTTCGAAGGGCCGGCGGGGCGTTTTCAGGGCATTCCGCCGGCCTTTTCCGTGATTTGGCGCGGTGTCGCGGTTGCGCCGGGGCGGGTTCATTTGCTATGATTCGCGTCCCGGTTGCCGGATGCCGCCGTTTTGGCGCAACGCCCCCCTCACACCGTGTTGTTTTGGTGCGGGCGGGGATTTTGTCCGGGCGTGTAAACACCGGCTGTGTGGCGGTTTAACCAGAACAACCCCCTGGAGAGGACGGCATGGAGCGCACTTTTGTCATGGTCAAGCCCGACGGCGTCGGGCGCGGCCTTGTGGGCGAGTGCATCCGCCGTTTCGAGCAGAAGGGGTTGAAACTGGTCGGGCTGAAGATGCAGGTGCTGACGCGGGAGTTGGCGGGGCGGCATTACGCGGAGCATGAGGGCAAGCCGTTTTTCGAGAACCTGGTGGCCTTCATCACCTCCGGACCCACGGTCCAGATGGTGTGGGAGGGCCGCGACGCGGTCGCGCAGGTGCGCAAGATGAACGGCGCGACGAACTGCCTGAACGCGGACATGGGCACGATCCGGGGCGATTTTGGACTGAGCAACCAGACGAACCTAATCCACGCCTCGGACGGGGTGGAGACGGCGACGCGCGAGATAGCATTGTATTTCCGGCCGGAGGAACTGGTGGATTACACCCTTCCCTTCGAGGATTGGCGCCGCTAAACCCGGCGCGGCATTGGCCGCAGGGCCAAGAAGGAGCACAACGTGGCTGGTGGAAGAAAAGTTCGCAAGGCGAAGATCAACAAGCACAAACGCAAAAAACGCGCCCGGTCGAACCGTCACAAGAACAAATAACGGTTTTTCCGGGTGATGTCCGTGTGACGCGCCCCGCGGCCCGACGCGCCCCAACGCGTGTGGCCGGGGGCGCGGC encodes:
- the ndk gene encoding nucleoside-diphosphate kinase — its product is MERTFVMVKPDGVGRGLVGECIRRFEQKGLKLVGLKMQVLTRELAGRHYAEHEGKPFFENLVAFITSGPTVQMVWEGRDAVAQVRKMNGATNCLNADMGTIRGDFGLSNQTNLIHASDGVETATREIALYFRPEELVDYTLPFEDWRR
- a CDS encoding DUF1559 domain-containing protein — translated: MQKPRRHGFTLIELLVVIAIIGILAAILLPALARAREAARRSSCQNNLKQMGVIYKMYAGEAPGQKFPRIQMRDYPGTAIKPQFSMSPDIMSVYPEYMTDASVMVCPSDIKNQIFYKDECLFSDPTGERIKAKYPEIGAYVFWPFEQAAHSYLYFGWMYDKFEDDPADPDISSIGGLMGVSLPAGTKAPKQIFDHWVDKLMAWYVTNNMTYAAVKPDDDGKVSPGYGNGGGDTIYRLREGVERFMITDINNPGASARAQSNIFIMLDTVSSLVQDFSHVPGGSNVLYMDGHVEFMRYPSVAPLLPKFAAIIGILGANSN